One Terriglobia bacterium genomic window carries:
- a CDS encoding PAS domain-containing protein — translation MKRRLFWKFGSLQLVLFLLVLLVVDTYVVRSLREEYIEAALGQLQSLSHLTESRPPEGLDETSLKQWTAWMALTGTRITVIAPDGKVLADSQEDHARMDNHIGRQEVRDALEKGSGRAVRYSATIGHDLVYLAVRQHTRDGSTIIIRYAVPLERLAEALTGFRRGLWTVSFMVLALAGSASLLFFRALARRIERLKEFSRAVVAGNFRGLPKDRKGDELADLSSTLSQTAEQLDATIRTLREERNQSAAVLASMSDGVVVVGPNQRVIFCNAAFCRAVNIEIATWEGRPVVEVIPNADLLNFVEQVRTVNAPITSELIVGSVRTRSFAVTATLIRSNDTTSGSVIVLHDISELRRLERARRDFAANVSHEFKTPLTAIQGFADTLLSGALEDAEHSRKFVEIIRENAVRLGRLTDDLLKLAQIEAGKLELQRQPVAVSSVTQPCLEVTRLKADQKNLTLETDYRADLPLVNGDSLCLQQVLQNLLDNAVRYSPTGGRIIVRAFVKDSEIVISVSDSGVGIPKAEQERIFERFYRADAARSREDGGTGLGLSIAKHLVEAHGGRIQVQSEVGIGSTFSVFLPRA, via the coding sequence GTGAAAAGGCGGCTGTTCTGGAAATTCGGATCGCTGCAACTGGTTCTTTTCCTGCTGGTGCTCCTGGTGGTGGACACCTATGTTGTCCGCTCGCTCCGCGAGGAATACATCGAGGCTGCGCTTGGGCAGTTACAGTCCCTCTCTCACCTTACGGAAAGCCGGCCGCCCGAAGGCCTGGATGAGACTTCACTCAAGCAGTGGACCGCATGGATGGCCCTAACCGGGACTCGCATCACCGTGATCGCGCCGGATGGGAAAGTGCTGGCGGATTCCCAAGAAGACCATGCCAGGATGGACAACCATATCGGCAGGCAGGAGGTACGGGATGCTCTCGAGAAGGGCTCCGGCCGGGCGGTTCGTTACAGCGCCACAATCGGTCACGATCTCGTTTACCTGGCAGTCCGCCAGCACACCAGAGACGGAAGTACCATCATTATCAGATACGCCGTGCCGCTGGAGCGTCTCGCCGAGGCTCTCACCGGATTTCGGCGTGGCCTCTGGACTGTATCTTTCATGGTTCTGGCGCTCGCCGGGAGTGCCTCACTCCTCTTCTTTCGGGCTCTCGCCCGGCGCATAGAACGACTGAAGGAATTTTCGCGCGCGGTTGTCGCAGGAAATTTCCGGGGACTCCCCAAGGATCGCAAAGGGGACGAACTGGCCGACCTTTCCAGCACGCTCAGCCAGACCGCCGAGCAACTGGATGCAACGATTCGAACCTTGCGGGAAGAGCGCAACCAGTCGGCTGCTGTTCTGGCCAGCATGTCCGATGGTGTCGTGGTCGTAGGTCCCAATCAGCGGGTGATTTTCTGCAATGCGGCATTCTGCCGGGCAGTGAATATCGAAATCGCGACCTGGGAAGGCCGCCCTGTCGTTGAGGTGATTCCCAATGCCGATCTGCTGAATTTCGTCGAGCAGGTGCGCACAGTGAATGCCCCGATCACCAGCGAGCTTATCGTGGGCTCAGTGCGCACCAGGAGCTTCGCCGTAACGGCTACTCTGATCCGTTCCAATGACACAACCTCCGGATCCGTGATCGTGCTTCACGACATCAGCGAACTGCGCAGGCTGGAACGGGCGCGCCGCGACTTCGCGGCAAATGTTTCCCACGAGTTCAAGACACCTCTGACCGCGATCCAGGGTTTCGCCGATACGCTGCTCAGCGGCGCCCTCGAAGATGCGGAACACAGCCGCAAATTTGTAGAGATCATCCGTGAAAATGCGGTCCGCCTGGGTCGCCTGACCGATGATCTTCTCAAACTGGCCCAGATCGAAGCCGGGAAACTTGAACTGCAGCGTCAACCCGTGGCCGTCAGTTCGGTGACCCAGCCTTGCCTGGAGGTCACGCGCCTTAAAGCGGATCAGAAAAACCTGACTCTTGAAACGGACTATCGCGCCGATTTGCCTTTGGTGAATGGGGATAGCCTGTGTTTACAGCAGGTTCTGCAGAATCTCCTCGATAATGCAGTACGTTACTCTCCGACAGGGGGCCGCATCATTGTAAGGGCTTTCGTTAAGGACTCGGAAATCGTGATCTCGGTTTCGGACAGTGGTGTCGGCATTCCAAAAGCCGAACAGGAGAGGATTTTTGAACGGTTTTATCGTGCCGATGCCGCTCGATCGCGGGAGGATGGAGGAACCGGATTGGGACTCTCCATCGCCAAGCACCTCGTCGAAGCTCACGGGGGCCGGATCCAAGTTCAAAGCGAGGTCGGGATCGGATCTACATTCTCCGTATTCCTCCCTCGTGCGTAA